A region from the Variovorax sp. RKNM96 genome encodes:
- the cueR gene encoding Cu(I)-responsive transcriptional regulator, with the protein MTNQVAIGEAARLSGVSARMVRHYEGLGLLPAVARTDSGYRQYGEADVHTLRFIKRSRDLGFSMEEIAELVGLWHNRRRASSSVKRIAQKHLGELEQRIADMQSMRNTLAHLVHCCHGDARPDCPILDDLSKA; encoded by the coding sequence ATGACGAACCAGGTCGCCATCGGCGAAGCCGCGCGCCTCTCGGGCGTGTCGGCGCGCATGGTCCGGCACTACGAGGGGCTGGGCCTCCTGCCGGCGGTGGCGCGCACCGACAGCGGCTACCGGCAGTACGGCGAGGCCGACGTGCACACGCTGCGCTTCATCAAGCGTTCACGCGACCTGGGTTTCTCGATGGAGGAAATCGCCGAGCTGGTGGGTCTCTGGCACAACCGCCGGCGCGCGAGTTCGAGCGTCAAGCGGATTGCACAGAAGCATCTGGGCGAACTGGAGCAGCGCATCGCGGACATGCAGTCGATGCGCAACACGCTCGCGCACCTCGTGCATTGCTGTCATGGCGATGCGCGCCCCGACTGCCCGATCCTGGACGATCTAAGCAAGGCCTAG
- a CDS encoding cation transporter — MSQKFQVSGMSCGHCVNAVQNAVQTVDPEAQVTVDLETGHVDVLSEQPRKDIVAAIENAGYGVQ, encoded by the coding sequence ATGAGCCAGAAATTCCAGGTCTCGGGCATGAGCTGCGGCCACTGCGTGAACGCGGTGCAGAACGCGGTGCAGACGGTCGATCCCGAAGCACAGGTCACGGTCGACCTCGAGACGGGCCATGTCGACGTGCTGAGCGAGCAGCCGCGCAAGGACATCGTGGCCGCGATCGAGAACGCGGGCTACGGCGTTCAATGA